A single genomic interval of Stieleria maiorica harbors:
- a CDS encoding type II secretion system F family protein, whose protein sequence is MSLDAWFLSRARVSAKQHGRASLDDKMTFFQQLGSLLASGTPLLRALHVAAEQNQSKALQAVMEEVAERVASGMPLHSAIEATTDIFPMHWVAMIATGEATGKLDEVLVDLNRQIREAADTRSKFIGSMIYPCVLIFVAVLVVFAMLWFVVPTFGDMFKEMGAELPGITVFVLDLSDQVAAYGLYVIAACCVGGYLLKRWLGTDAGRRRSISVMVAIPVIGDLVIQSSMYRFASNLALLLKSGVPMLETMQTVADVFAAQPPYREAIEYAKNRMAAGRSLADGLEESGLFTSMMVNAVRVGEESAQLGRVMEEIAPYYREKTQAFMSRVTKLAEPAIIMVMGAVISVVMLAIYIPMFEMAGNVK, encoded by the coding sequence ATGTCTCTCGACGCCTGGTTCTTGTCTCGCGCACGTGTCTCTGCCAAGCAGCATGGACGCGCGAGCCTGGACGACAAGATGACATTCTTCCAACAACTCGGGTCGCTGCTGGCATCCGGGACGCCGCTGTTGCGCGCCCTGCACGTGGCCGCCGAACAGAATCAAAGCAAAGCGTTGCAGGCGGTGATGGAAGAGGTGGCCGAGCGGGTCGCCTCGGGCATGCCGCTGCACTCGGCGATCGAAGCGACCACCGATATTTTTCCCATGCACTGGGTCGCGATGATCGCCACCGGCGAAGCGACCGGAAAACTGGATGAAGTCCTGGTCGATCTGAATCGCCAGATCCGCGAAGCGGCCGACACACGCAGCAAGTTTATCGGGTCGATGATCTATCCCTGTGTGCTGATTTTTGTCGCCGTCCTGGTCGTGTTCGCGATGCTCTGGTTTGTGGTCCCGACCTTCGGTGACATGTTCAAAGAAATGGGCGCGGAATTGCCCGGCATCACGGTTTTCGTGTTGGACCTCAGCGACCAGGTCGCCGCCTACGGACTGTATGTCATCGCAGCTTGCTGCGTCGGCGGCTACCTGTTGAAACGGTGGCTGGGGACCGATGCGGGCCGACGACGATCGATCAGCGTCATGGTGGCGATTCCCGTCATCGGCGATCTGGTGATCCAATCATCGATGTATCGGTTTGCTTCCAATTTGGCGTTGTTACTAAAAAGCGGCGTTCCGATGCTGGAAACGATGCAGACGGTCGCCGACGTCTTCGCCGCCCAACCGCCCTATCGCGAAGCCATCGAGTACGCCAAGAACCGCATGGCCGCCGGTCGCAGTTTGGCCGATGGCCTGGAGGAATCCGGTTTATTCACATCCATGATGGTCAACGCGGTCCGCGTCGGCGAAGAATCGGCACAACTGGGCCGCGTGATGGAAGAGATCGCGCCGTACTATCGCGAAAAGACGCAAGCGTTCATGTCACGCGTCACCAAACTGGCCGAACCGGCGATCATCATGGTCATGGGCGCGGTGATCAGCGTGGTGATGCTGGCGATCTACATTCCGATGTTTGAAATGGCGGGGAACGTGAAATGA
- a CDS encoding GspE/PulE family protein, which produces MSNATSALASQNHPLIIRLLDSIENLDPEKLEELWQSVGKADVTIEESIIRCGVATETQIAKSYADHYLVPLFDPPAESPPPIDPSVASVLPNRLCRDHLIAPLSDDGGVLEIAVFSPDSLLLADEIKLLTGRQMRPMFAPLSVIERLLTMLYEEGGWNTAIPVSSATSFQEVDDADDLDQEEAAEATEVIHLDQAPPPGRDGRIIRYVNSIFEQALSTGASDIHIEPYEDECRVRLRVDGVLSEIQPPAMPLLNSVISRLKVLSKMDIAERRLPQDGAIALRTGEHRVDMRVNTCPTVFGEKIVMRVLDKNALPHDLSMLGMDSRQFKDLTESIQSPHGLMLVTGPTGSGKSTTLYSCLNALNDEKTNLCTVEDPVEFKFGGINQVQTRAKVGLTFASALRAFLRQDPDVIMVGEVRDDETAEICMRAALTGHFVFSTLHTNDALSSITRLQDMGIEPFLLASTLRLLVAQRLVRRLCDECKVPYQLDPESSQRYGIPREIPVFRAGGCDRCRNIGYKGRLAVFEVIRINQNLKDMIQAGESVGAMKRAAVEDGMKLLSQSAAAKVAEGLTSLEEAVSLCNDH; this is translated from the coding sequence ATGAGCAACGCAACCTCTGCTCTGGCATCACAAAACCATCCACTGATCATTCGGCTGCTGGATTCGATCGAAAACCTCGATCCGGAAAAGCTGGAGGAGCTTTGGCAATCGGTCGGCAAAGCGGACGTGACGATTGAGGAGTCGATCATTCGCTGCGGCGTTGCCACGGAAACCCAAATCGCCAAATCCTATGCGGATCACTACTTGGTTCCGTTGTTCGATCCGCCGGCCGAATCGCCACCGCCGATCGACCCGTCGGTCGCGTCGGTGCTGCCCAATCGACTTTGCCGTGATCACTTGATCGCACCGCTCAGCGACGACGGCGGCGTGTTGGAAATCGCGGTGTTCTCTCCGGATTCCTTGTTGCTGGCCGATGAGATTAAGTTGCTGACCGGTCGTCAGATGCGTCCGATGTTCGCGCCGCTTTCGGTGATCGAACGGCTGCTGACGATGCTCTACGAGGAAGGCGGTTGGAACACCGCGATCCCCGTTTCGAGCGCGACCAGTTTCCAGGAAGTCGACGACGCCGATGACCTGGACCAGGAAGAAGCCGCCGAAGCGACCGAGGTCATCCACCTGGACCAGGCACCACCGCCGGGACGCGACGGCCGCATCATCCGCTACGTCAACAGCATCTTCGAACAGGCCCTGTCGACCGGCGCCAGCGACATTCACATCGAACCGTACGAGGACGAATGTCGCGTCCGTTTGCGTGTCGACGGGGTGTTGTCGGAGATCCAACCGCCCGCGATGCCGTTGCTCAATTCGGTGATCAGCCGCTTGAAAGTCCTCAGCAAAATGGACATCGCTGAACGACGACTCCCGCAGGACGGGGCGATCGCTTTGCGGACCGGCGAGCACCGGGTCGACATGCGGGTCAACACCTGTCCGACCGTGTTCGGCGAAAAGATTGTGATGCGGGTGCTGGACAAGAATGCGCTGCCACACGATTTATCGATGCTGGGCATGGACTCGCGGCAATTCAAAGATCTGACCGAATCGATCCAAAGCCCGCACGGGTTGATGCTGGTCACCGGGCCGACCGGGAGCGGGAAAAGCACCACGCTCTATTCCTGCCTGAACGCGCTGAACGACGAAAAAACGAACCTGTGCACCGTCGAAGACCCCGTCGAATTCAAGTTCGGCGGCATCAACCAGGTCCAGACGCGCGCCAAAGTCGGACTGACGTTCGCCAGCGCGCTGCGAGCGTTCCTGCGGCAAGACCCCGACGTGATCATGGTCGGCGAAGTCCGTGACGACGAAACGGCGGAGATCTGCATGCGTGCCGCGCTGACCGGGCACTTCGTGTTTTCCACCCTTCACACCAACGACGCACTCAGCAGCATCACGCGTCTGCAGGACATGGGCATCGAACCCTTTCTGCTGGCCAGCACGCTGCGTTTGCTGGTCGCCCAGCGGTTGGTCCGACGCCTTTGCGATGAGTGCAAGGTGCCGTACCAATTGGACCCCGAATCGAGCCAGCGATACGGAATCCCCCGCGAGATCCCGGTCTTCCGCGCCGGCGGTTGCGATCGCTGTCGCAACATCGGCTACAAGGGTCGGCTGGCCGTGTTTGAAGTGATTCGGATCAACCAAAACCTCAAGGACATGATCCAAGCCGGCGAATCGGTCGGCGCCATGAAACGTGCCGCAGTGGAAGACGGCATGAAGTTGCTATCGCAAAGTGCCGCGGCGAAGGTCGCCGAGGGCCTCACCAGCCTGGAAGAAGCCGTCAGTTTGTGTAACGATCACTAA
- a CDS encoding GspMb/PilO family protein yields MTHPEAKKDWRQELRQAAEQLRDPLRMRIAVALVMVVIMFFAISEPLHGKTKKTRRDLQQLREKVKTAEEVMVLEDALEHVRPRIIQGEGNDAVTSFFIDLFRDGGADLLQINAEAPQRLGPIYNVRVTLDLAGEFSELNQALFRLESQPELIRVESLVINPAERGDAKPTMQLSVRILKEKE; encoded by the coding sequence ATGACACATCCCGAAGCGAAGAAAGACTGGCGTCAGGAACTGCGGCAAGCCGCCGAACAGTTGCGTGATCCGTTGCGGATGCGGATCGCCGTCGCTCTGGTCATGGTCGTCATCATGTTCTTCGCGATCAGCGAGCCGCTGCACGGGAAAACCAAAAAAACACGTCGGGATTTGCAACAGCTGCGCGAGAAAGTCAAGACGGCCGAGGAGGTCATGGTGCTGGAGGACGCGTTGGAACATGTCCGGCCCCGAATCATCCAGGGCGAAGGCAACGATGCGGTGACCAGTTTTTTCATCGATCTGTTCCGTGACGGCGGCGCCGACTTGCTGCAAATCAATGCCGAAGCCCCGCAACGGCTGGGACCGATCTACAACGTCCGCGTCACCCTGGATTTGGCGGGCGAATTTTCCGAACTCAACCAGGCACTGTTCCGGCTGGAATCACAGCCCGAATTGATTCGCGTCGAGTCGCTGGTGATCAATCCGGCCGAGCGTGGTGACGCGAAGCCCACGATGCAGCTGTCCGTACGCATACTGAAGGAGAAGGAATGA
- a CDS encoding type IV pilin protein, with amino-acid sequence MAHAIAFRPSRARKGFSLVELSVVVIIIGVLAAFGVPRLLQSVERSKASESFKFLASVRAAQERYQARQGTYASDLTQLDMEQAPPKYFSVGVAAAGGTGSLEDSWTLTLTRSGSSSGYGAYTVTFTEDGYDALNSTIDPEINPQST; translated from the coding sequence GTGGCTCACGCAATTGCCTTTCGCCCCAGTCGTGCCCGAAAGGGTTTTTCGCTCGTCGAGCTGTCGGTCGTCGTCATCATCATCGGCGTCCTGGCCGCGTTCGGCGTCCCGCGACTGTTGCAAAGTGTTGAACGAAGCAAAGCATCCGAATCATTCAAATTTCTCGCCAGCGTGCGTGCGGCGCAAGAGCGTTATCAAGCCCGACAAGGGACTTACGCGTCGGATCTGACTCAATTGGACATGGAACAAGCCCCGCCGAAGTACTTCAGCGTGGGCGTCGCAGCCGCTGGCGGGACGGGTAGCCTGGAAGATTCCTGGACGCTGACGCTGACGCGATCCGGTTCCAGCTCGGGTTACGGCGCTTACACCGTGACCTTCACCGAAGACGGTTACGACGCGCTCAACAGCACGATCGATCCGGAAATCAATCCGCAGAGCACCTAG
- a CDS encoding DUF3500 domain-containing protein: MFGNKKIWFVAVLLAAAGVGFNAVSQPPGRRPPRGGGEASLSEPFRGISSGGVIREGLFKIESTGVSTEPVVEAAEKFLASLSEEQRSRTTYPVDDLEWRKWDNRHFYKRQGVGFDEMSPAQRELAFDLIGASLSAKGLKLSKDIMKLNGTLAELANNFDEYGEWLYWITVMGEPSTSEPWGWQIDGHHLIINYFVLGDQVVMSPVFVGSEPVHATSGKFKGTIVLQDEQYAGLEFMRSLDPEQQKQSIVSSVKSGNNAVAQAYKDNIDLDYAGIPASKLNESQRELLLKVIGLYVGNMDEGHAKVKMDEVRRHLDETYFSWVGETNDDSVYYYRVHSPVLLIEFDHERRVAPFRSSEPTRDHIHAVIRTPNGNDYGKDLLRQHIEQHHDDHDHDHP; encoded by the coding sequence ATGTTTGGCAACAAAAAGATCTGGTTTGTCGCTGTGTTGCTGGCTGCCGCCGGTGTCGGTTTCAACGCCGTTTCGCAGCCACCGGGGCGCCGACCGCCCCGCGGCGGGGGCGAGGCATCGCTGAGTGAGCCGTTTCGTGGAATCAGCTCCGGCGGCGTGATCCGCGAAGGGTTGTTCAAGATCGAGTCGACCGGTGTCAGTACGGAGCCCGTCGTCGAAGCCGCGGAAAAGTTCCTGGCCTCGTTAAGCGAAGAACAGCGATCGCGGACGACGTACCCGGTCGATGACCTGGAGTGGCGAAAGTGGGACAACCGTCATTTCTACAAGCGCCAGGGCGTCGGGTTTGACGAAATGTCGCCCGCCCAACGCGAACTCGCCTTCGATCTGATTGGCGCCAGTTTGAGTGCGAAAGGCCTGAAGTTGTCCAAAGACATCATGAAGCTGAACGGCACCCTGGCGGAGTTGGCCAACAACTTCGACGAATACGGGGAATGGCTGTACTGGATCACGGTGATGGGCGAACCTTCGACGAGTGAGCCGTGGGGATGGCAGATCGATGGCCATCACCTGATCATCAATTACTTTGTCCTCGGCGATCAAGTCGTGATGTCGCCGGTTTTTGTCGGCAGCGAACCGGTGCACGCGACGAGCGGAAAGTTTAAAGGCACGATCGTGCTACAGGACGAACAATACGCAGGGCTGGAATTCATGCGATCTCTGGACCCCGAGCAACAAAAGCAGTCCATCGTGTCGAGCGTCAAGAGCGGCAATAACGCGGTCGCCCAAGCGTACAAGGACAACATCGATCTGGACTATGCCGGGATCCCCGCGTCAAAGTTGAACGAATCGCAACGCGAGCTGCTGCTCAAGGTGATCGGCCTGTACGTCGGGAACATGGACGAAGGGCATGCGAAGGTGAAGATGGACGAGGTCCGGCGGCACCTGGACGAGACGTATTTTTCCTGGGTCGGCGAAACGAATGACGACAGTGTTTATTACTATCGCGTCCACAGTCCGGTCTTGTTGATCGAATTCGATCACGAGCGACGCGTCGCTCCGTTTCGATCGTCTGAGCCGACGCGCGACCACATCCATGCGGTGATTCGAACACCCAACGGAAACGATTACGGAAAAGACCTGCTGCGACAGCATATCGAGCAGCATCATGATGACCACGATCACGATCATCCGTGA
- a CDS encoding CBS domain-containing protein: MSSFFRLDPAESIDPLSNFEPADYDSELERALAEDAVAEIDAKPYLQISPYATVQEAVEMLHDSGAASLLVVDSDRLVGIFTERDVLEKVVERYPRICSRPVEEFMTRDPTIVYQSDPSAAAAAAIAVAGHRHVPVLDMDERIQGIISPRRMFAFMERHFS, encoded by the coding sequence ATGAGTTCGTTTTTTAGATTGGACCCGGCCGAATCGATCGACCCGCTTTCCAACTTCGAGCCGGCCGACTACGACAGCGAACTGGAGCGGGCACTGGCCGAGGACGCCGTCGCAGAAATCGATGCCAAACCGTATCTCCAGATCAGCCCGTATGCGACGGTTCAAGAGGCCGTGGAGATGCTGCATGATTCCGGTGCGGCAAGCTTGTTGGTGGTCGACAGCGACCGGCTGGTCGGGATCTTCACCGAACGCGACGTGCTGGAAAAAGTGGTCGAACGCTACCCGCGGATCTGCTCCCGTCCGGTCGAAGAATTCATGACCAGAGATCCGACCATCGTTTACCAGTCCGATCCCTCGGCGGCGGCCGCGGCGGCCATCGCCGTTGCCGGTCACCGCCACGTCCCCGTGTTGGACATGGACGAACGCATCCAAGGCATCATCAGCCCTCGGCGGATGTTTGCCTTCATGGAAAGGCATTTCAGCTGA
- a CDS encoding CBS domain-containing protein, with the protein MTFEEQLSSEQIRTLPLRDAIAIDEHTVARAAIALMRTHHLGCAVIVDQNCRPTGVFTEQSVIRLLVAGASLDTTPISSFAEPDFSVVRASDPIMVAWKAVVDSGRRFMCVTDDDGYLIGLTGQRGLADYVCDCYAKQITVQRLGSAPWMLQREGA; encoded by the coding sequence ATGACCTTCGAAGAGCAATTATCGAGCGAGCAGATCCGCACACTCCCGCTGCGTGACGCGATCGCGATCGACGAGCACACGGTGGCTCGGGCGGCGATCGCGTTGATGCGGACGCACCACTTGGGCTGTGCGGTGATCGTCGACCAGAACTGTCGTCCCACCGGCGTGTTTACCGAGCAGTCCGTGATCCGTTTGTTGGTCGCGGGAGCCTCCTTGGACACGACACCGATCTCAAGCTTTGCCGAGCCGGATTTCAGTGTCGTACGAGCCAGCGATCCGATCATGGTGGCATGGAAAGCCGTGGTCGACTCGGGCCGACGATTCATGTGCGTGACCGACGACGACGGGTACCTGATCGGATTGACCGGCCAGCGTGGGTTGGCCGATTACGTTTGCGATTGTTATGCGAAACAGATCACCGTCCAGCGTCTCGGAAGTGCCCCGTGGATGCTTCAACGCGAAGGAGCTTGA
- a CDS encoding alpha/beta hydrolase family protein translates to MNEHESTSYRVRFPSGADRADHLAGIIDRPKMWHPWKDAGGTRPRPVVVYSHCFTCNKDFKATVKISRALARYGIAVLRYDMTGLGGSDGDFSQTNFTTNLRDLAAAIRFANDELGPVTALVGHSFGGIASLVTAAKAADDEGAARENVDLLRELKFVATLAAPSDTQHLATLLSRMNPAIESEGQGDVTIGGITWTIRRQMLEDFRRHNVTSLLPQIDRPVLLLHSPVDETVGIDHAIRLMTLIQTDRSTDDQGLTPVSLMALPGADHLLAKHPQDLTFVARILAAWCHRFLDDDHTSG, encoded by the coding sequence GTGAACGAACACGAATCGACCTCCTACCGCGTCAGGTTCCCCAGCGGAGCCGATCGCGCTGATCATCTTGCCGGCATCATCGACCGCCCCAAGATGTGGCACCCCTGGAAAGACGCCGGCGGCACCCGACCGCGGCCGGTCGTCGTTTATTCGCATTGCTTTACCTGCAACAAAGACTTCAAGGCGACCGTCAAAATCAGCCGTGCCCTGGCCCGTTACGGGATCGCAGTGCTGCGCTACGACATGACGGGGCTGGGCGGCAGCGACGGCGATTTCTCCCAAACCAACTTCACCACCAATCTGCGTGACCTGGCGGCCGCGATCCGTTTCGCCAACGACGAATTGGGGCCGGTCACCGCACTGGTCGGGCACAGCTTCGGTGGCATCGCCTCCTTGGTCACCGCCGCAAAAGCTGCCGACGATGAAGGTGCAGCCCGAGAAAACGTGGACCTGCTGCGGGAATTGAAATTCGTCGCGACACTGGCCGCCCCCAGCGACACCCAACACCTGGCGACACTGCTTTCCCGGATGAACCCGGCCATCGAATCCGAAGGGCAAGGGGACGTCACCATCGGCGGCATCACGTGGACAATCCGCCGGCAGATGCTCGAGGATTTTCGCCGCCACAATGTCACCAGCTTGCTGCCGCAAATCGATCGCCCCGTCCTGCTGCTCCATTCGCCCGTCGATGAAACCGTGGGGATCGATCACGCGATTCGGTTGATGACATTGATCCAGACCGATCGATCGACCGACGACCAGGGGCTCACGCCGGTCAGCTTGATGGCGTTGCCCGGGGCCGACCATCTGCTTGCCAAACATCCCCAAGACCTGACCTTCGTCGCCCGCATCCTCGCCGCCTGGTGCCACCGCTTTCTCGACGACGATCACACGTCCGGCTAG
- the floA gene encoding flotillin-like protein FloA (flotillin-like protein involved in membrane lipid rafts), producing MQLPLAANGAFYAALIAIGTLVFLIFVAVMGFFLLRYGKLWVQAYMSVADVSLPSLIRMHFTKVNPNVIVQAKVMSAQAGLDIGRKAGISTRRLEAHYLAGGNVMNIIHAIIAAARAEIPLDFDQAAAIDLAGRDVLDAVQTSVYPKVIDCPDPSRSGKTTLSAITKNGIELRVRARVTVRTNLEQLIGGATEDTVIARVGEAIISSIGSAETHFKVLENPDMITRVVLDRGLDAQTAFEIVSIDIADIDVGENIGARLQSDQAEADTRVAQAEAESRRAEAVAQEQQMRAMVASNKAHLVLAEAEVPKAMAEAFRAGRISAPNGSAI from the coding sequence ATGCAACTGCCGCTGGCCGCCAACGGAGCGTTTTACGCCGCGTTGATCGCCATCGGAACGTTGGTGTTTCTGATTTTTGTCGCCGTGATGGGGTTCTTTCTGCTGCGTTACGGAAAACTGTGGGTCCAGGCCTACATGTCCGTCGCGGATGTCAGCTTGCCGAGTCTGATTCGGATGCACTTCACCAAGGTCAATCCGAACGTGATTGTCCAAGCCAAGGTGATGTCGGCGCAAGCCGGATTGGATATCGGCCGCAAAGCCGGGATCAGCACGCGGCGGCTGGAAGCCCACTATCTGGCCGGCGGCAACGTGATGAACATCATCCACGCCATCATCGCCGCCGCGCGGGCGGAGATCCCTCTCGATTTCGACCAGGCCGCGGCGATCGATCTGGCAGGCCGCGATGTCTTGGACGCGGTTCAGACCAGCGTCTATCCCAAAGTCATCGACTGCCCCGATCCCAGCCGCAGCGGCAAGACCACGTTGAGCGCGATCACGAAAAACGGTATCGAGCTGCGCGTCCGGGCTCGCGTGACCGTGCGAACCAACCTGGAACAATTGATCGGCGGTGCCACCGAAGACACCGTGATCGCCCGCGTCGGCGAAGCCATCATCAGCTCGATCGGTTCGGCAGAAACACACTTCAAAGTGCTCGAAAATCCGGACATGATCACCCGAGTCGTCCTGGATCGTGGCCTGGATGCCCAGACCGCGTTCGAAATCGTTTCGATCGACATCGCCGACATCGACGTCGGTGAAAACATCGGCGCCCGGCTGCAAAGCGATCAAGCCGAAGCCGACACGCGGGTCGCCCAAGCCGAAGCGGAAAGCCGTCGCGCCGAAGCGGTCGCCCAAGAGCAACAGATGCGAGCGATGGTCGCCAGCAACAAGGCGCATCTGGTGCTGGCCGAAGCCGAAGTGCCCAAAGCGATGGCCGAAGCGTTTCGCGCCGGTCGCATTTCGGCGCCCAACGGATCTGCCATCTGA
- the fhcD gene encoding formylmethanofuran--tetrahydromethanopterin N-formyltransferase → MNDESKHPDTDNEAEANRPLEINGVRIEATFAEAFDMKATRVIITAMDEIWAEHAASAMSGFGTSVIDCKLEIDIERRLLPSETPDGRPGIALLAFAMSGGDLEKQITRRAGQCVLTCPTTALFAGLTDEVPRDKRIALGKTLRFFGDGNQISKVIDGTRFWRIPVMDGEFICQHDAPRVSGIGGGNFLLVARDLHAASRAARAAIGAIDPIPDVITPFPGGVTRSGSKVGSKYKSLIASTNDAYCPTLRGITDSQLGDGENAVLEVVLDGLSYDAIAEAMRTGIRAACSSCGEHGLVAVTAGNYGGKLGRHHFHLHEILS, encoded by the coding sequence GTGAACGACGAATCAAAACATCCGGATACCGACAACGAGGCCGAGGCGAATCGGCCGCTGGAGATCAACGGGGTGCGCATCGAAGCCACCTTTGCGGAAGCCTTTGACATGAAAGCCACCCGTGTCATCATCACGGCGATGGACGAGATCTGGGCCGAGCATGCTGCGTCGGCGATGAGCGGATTTGGGACCAGCGTGATCGACTGCAAACTGGAAATCGATATCGAACGCCGACTGTTACCCAGCGAGACGCCCGACGGCCGCCCCGGAATCGCCCTGCTGGCCTTCGCCATGTCGGGCGGCGACCTGGAAAAACAAATCACGCGACGGGCCGGACAATGTGTCCTCACCTGCCCGACGACCGCGCTGTTTGCCGGGCTGACCGACGAAGTGCCCCGCGACAAGCGAATCGCATTGGGCAAGACGCTTCGTTTCTTCGGTGACGGCAACCAGATCAGCAAGGTGATCGACGGCACCCGATTCTGGCGCATCCCCGTCATGGACGGAGAGTTCATCTGCCAACACGATGCCCCACGCGTCTCGGGGATCGGTGGCGGCAACTTCCTGTTGGTCGCCCGCGATCTGCATGCCGCCAGCCGCGCCGCCCGAGCCGCAATCGGTGCCATCGACCCGATCCCCGATGTGATCACGCCGTTCCCGGGCGGTGTGACACGAAGCGGTTCCAAGGTCGGTTCGAAATACAAGTCTTTGATCGCGTCGACCAACGATGCGTATTGCCCGACGCTGCGGGGCATCACCGACTCGCAATTGGGCGACGGCGAAAACGCGGTGCTGGAAGTCGTCTTGGACGGTTTAAGTTACGACGCGATTGCCGAAGCGATGCGCACCGGCATCCGCGCGGCATGCAGCAGTTGCGGGGAACACGGTTTGGTTGCGGTCACTGCCGGAAACTACGGCGGCAAACTTGGACGACACCATTTCCACTTGCACGAGATCCTGTCATGA
- a CDS encoding formylmethanofuran dehydrogenase subunit A, producing the protein MRTLIQGGRLIDPAGNLDQIADLWLQDDAIISSQSLAAEDADRVIDAQGCVVMAGGIDIHTHIGGGKLSIARLLMQDRIDDDARATARTAAQCDYLPSAAVAAQRYLEMGYTVALEPAVIPCNARAAHAEMADMPDLTTGGFCLLGNDELLLSLIAASAPQAEINDYVAWMVRATQSIAVKAVNPGGISAFKFGRRELDVDTPHPHYGVTPAQIIRRLARAVHEIGLVHPLHIHTSNLGVPGNIRSTIATIEAADGFPIHLTHAQFHCYGDESQYGMSSAADQLAAAMAKHPNVTIDVGQVMFGQTVTISADEPHQYDNRRHASPRKTAIVDIECEAGCGVVPFRYRRRQFVHSLQWAIGLELFLMIDDPSRVFLTTDHPNGAPFTAYPHLLRLLGDHSFRETALAEIHADAAAASSLGGLSRQYTLQDIATMTRSAPAAIMGLSRHGRLTAGAIADVSVYDTHDNLETMFRTPRHVFAHGRHVIDGGTYAPWGSPSPVTNRPPHNTVTADVHFDPQSVQRFRSLYNASSTFDLSRLRISDDEMQSVLHSHPLKQTMRERVQ; encoded by the coding sequence ATGAGAACTCTGATTCAAGGAGGACGTCTGATCGACCCCGCCGGGAACCTCGACCAGATCGCCGACCTCTGGCTCCAGGACGATGCGATCATTTCCAGCCAGTCGCTGGCCGCAGAGGATGCCGACCGCGTGATCGACGCCCAGGGGTGTGTCGTGATGGCCGGTGGCATCGACATCCACACGCACATCGGCGGCGGAAAACTGTCCATCGCGCGATTGTTGATGCAGGATCGCATCGACGACGATGCCCGCGCCACCGCTCGTACCGCGGCCCAGTGCGACTACTTGCCCTCGGCCGCCGTCGCCGCCCAGCGTTACCTGGAAATGGGATACACCGTCGCGCTCGAGCCGGCGGTGATTCCCTGCAATGCCCGCGCGGCGCATGCGGAAATGGCAGACATGCCCGATTTGACCACCGGCGGATTCTGCTTGCTCGGAAATGACGAATTGCTGCTATCGCTGATCGCCGCCTCGGCACCCCAGGCGGAGATCAACGATTACGTCGCCTGGATGGTCCGCGCCACACAAAGCATCGCGGTCAAAGCGGTCAACCCGGGCGGGATCTCCGCCTTCAAGTTCGGCCGCCGCGAACTGGACGTCGACACGCCCCATCCGCATTACGGCGTCACGCCGGCTCAGATCATTCGCCGGCTAGCCAGGGCCGTCCACGAAATCGGTCTCGTCCACCCGCTGCACATCCACACCAGCAACCTGGGCGTGCCGGGCAACATCCGCTCGACGATCGCAACGATCGAAGCCGCCGACGGATTCCCGATCCATCTGACGCATGCCCAGTTTCATTGCTACGGCGATGAAAGCCAATACGGAATGTCGTCGGCCGCGGACCAGCTGGCCGCCGCCATGGCCAAGCACCCCAACGTGACGATCGATGTGGGACAAGTCATGTTCGGCCAGACGGTCACCATCAGCGCCGACGAGCCCCACCAGTACGACAACCGCCGTCACGCGTCGCCTCGCAAAACCGCGATCGTCGACATCGAATGCGAAGCCGGTTGCGGCGTCGTCCCGTTTCGATACCGCCGCCGCCAATTCGTGCACTCGCTGCAATGGGCGATCGGATTGGAATTGTTTCTGATGATCGATGACCCGTCGCGTGTGTTCTTGACCACCGACCATCCCAACGGAGCTCCGTTTACCGCGTACCCGCACTTGCTGCGGTTGCTCGGCGATCACTCCTTTCGCGAAACGGCGCTGGCGGAAATTCACGCCGATGCCGCCGCAGCGAGTTCCCTGGGTGGCCTTTCGCGGCAATACACGCTGCAGGACATCGCCACCATGACACGCAGCGCCCCGGCCGCCATCATGGGGCTGTCTCGGCACGGCCGGCTGACGGCCGGCGCAATCGCCGATGTCAGCGTGTACGACACACATGACAACCTGGAGACGATGTTTCGAACGCCGCGCCATGTCTTTGCCCATGGCCGCCACGTCATCGACGGCGGAACCTACGCGCCGTGGGGATCGCCATCGCCCGTGACCAACCGGCCGCCCCACAACACCGTCACCGCGGACGTTCATTTCGACCCGCAATCGGTCCAGCGGTTCCGAAGTCTGTACAACGCGTCGTCCACGTTTGATCTGAGTCGGTTGCGGATCAGTGACGATGAAATGCAGTCGGTCCTCCATTCGCATCCGCTCAAGCAAACGATGCGGGAGCGTGTCCAGTGA